The following are encoded together in the Actinobacillus lignieresii genome:
- a CDS encoding UDP-glucose:protein N-beta-glucosyltransferase — protein sequence MENENKPNVANFEAAVAAKDYEKACSELLLILGQLDSNFGGIQEIEFEYPAQLQDLEQEKIVYFCTRMATAITTLFSDPILEISDLGVQRFLVYQRWLALIFASSPFVNADHILQTYNREPNRKNSLEIHLDSSKSSLIKFCILYLPESNVNLNLDVMWNISPELCASLCFALQSPRFIGTSTAFNKRATILQWFPRHLDQLKNLNNIPSAISHDVYMHCSYDTSVNKHDVKRALNHVIRRHIESEYGWKDRDVAHIGYRNNKPVMVVLLEHFHSAHSIYRTHSTSMIAAREHFYLIGLGSPSVDQAGQEVFDEFHLVAGDNMKQKLEFIRSVCESNGAAIFYMPSIGMDMTTIFASNTRLTPIQAIALGHPATTHSDFIEYVIVEDDYVGSEECFSETLLRLPKDALPYVPSALAPEKVDYLLRENPEVVNIGIASTTMKLNPYFLEALKAIRDRAKVKVHFHFALGQSNGITHPYVERFIKSYLGDSATAHPHSPYHQYLRILHNCDMMVNPFPFGNTNGIIDMVTLGLVGVCKTGAEVHEHIDEGLFKRLGLPEWLIANTVDEYVERAVRLAENHQERLELRRYIIENNGLNTLFTGDPRPMGQVFLEKLNAFLKEN from the coding sequence ATGGAAAACGAAAATAAACCGAATGTAGCTAATTTTGAAGCGGCGGTTGCGGCTAAAGATTATGAAAAAGCTTGCTCCGAATTACTTTTAATTTTGGGTCAGTTAGACAGTAACTTTGGTGGTATTCAGGAGATTGAGTTTGAATATCCGGCGCAGCTTCAGGATTTAGAACAAGAAAAAATAGTTTATTTTTGTACGCGTATGGCAACGGCGATTACTACGCTTTTTTCCGATCCGATTTTAGAAATCTCTGATTTAGGCGTTCAGAGATTTCTGGTTTATCAACGTTGGTTAGCGTTAATCTTTGCCAGTTCACCGTTTGTGAATGCGGATCATATATTACAAACATATAACAGAGAGCCGAATCGTAAGAATAGTTTAGAGATTCATTTAGATTCTTCAAAATCGTCATTAATTAAATTCTGTATCCTGTATTTACCGGAATCTAACGTAAATTTGAATCTGGATGTAATGTGGAATATTTCACCTGAATTATGCGCTTCTTTATGTTTTGCTTTGCAATCGCCTCGTTTTATCGGTACATCAACTGCGTTTAATAAACGAGCGACCATTTTGCAATGGTTTCCACGACATTTGGATCAACTTAAAAACCTGAATAATATTCCTAGTGCCATTTCGCATGACGTATATATGCATTGTAGTTATGATACGTCAGTAAATAAACATGATGTGAAAAGGGCGTTAAATCATGTTATTCGTCGCCATATCGAAAGTGAATACGGTTGGAAAGATCGAGATGTCGCTCATATCGGTTACCGTAATAATAAACCGGTTATGGTCGTATTACTGGAACATTTCCATTCGGCCCATTCTATTTACCGTACGCATTCCACATCTATGATTGCGGCACGTGAACATTTCTATTTAATCGGTTTAGGTAGTCCGTCGGTTGATCAAGCGGGTCAAGAGGTTTTTGATGAGTTCCACTTGGTTGCCGGCGATAATATGAAGCAGAAGTTAGAATTTATCCGCTCAGTTTGTGAGAGCAACGGTGCCGCAATATTTTATATGCCGAGTATCGGTATGGATATGACGACGATTTTCGCAAGTAATACGCGCCTTACTCCGATACAAGCGATCGCATTGGGGCATCCGGCAACAACACATTCGGACTTCATTGAATATGTGATTGTGGAAGACGATTATGTCGGCTCGGAAGAGTGCTTTAGCGAAACGTTATTACGTTTACCAAAAGATGCGCTGCCTTACGTCCCGTCAGCATTAGCGCCTGAAAAAGTGGACTATTTATTACGTGAAAATCCGGAAGTGGTAAATATCGGTATAGCTTCAACCACGATGAAGCTAAATCCGTATTTCTTAGAAGCGTTAAAAGCGATTCGTGATCGTGCCAAAGTGAAAGTGCATTTCCATTTTGCATTGGGGCAATCAAACGGTATTACTCACCCGTATGTAGAACGCTTTATTAAATCTTATTTAGGTGATTCGGCCACTGCACACCCTCATTCTCCTTATCATCAATATCTCCGTATTTTGCATAATTGCGATATGATGGTAAACCCGTTCCCATTCGGGAATACGAACGGAATTATCGATATGGTCACTTTAGGCTTAGTTGGTGTGTGTAAGACAGGAGCCGAAGTTCACGAGCATATTGATGAAGGGCTGTTTAAACGTTTAGGCTTACCCGAGTGGCTGATAGCAAATACGGTAGATGAATATGTTGAACGGGCGGTTCGCTTGGCGGAAAATCATCAGGAGCGTTTAGAGTTGCGTCGATATATTATTGAAAATAACGGATTGAACACATTGTTTACCGG